The Syngnathoides biaculeatus isolate LvHL_M chromosome 6, ASM1980259v1, whole genome shotgun sequence genome has a window encoding:
- the LOC133501709 gene encoding ferritin, heavy subunit-like isoform X2 produces the protein MASQIRQNFHQDCEAAINRQINLELYASYVYLSMFFSAQSKEEREHAEKLLNFQNKRGGRIFLQDIKKPDRDEWGSGLEALECALQLEKSVNQSLLQLQEMATQHGDPHLCDFIETHYLDEQVKSIKQLADWVSNLQRMGAPQNGMAEYLFDKHTMAEEAT, from the exons ATGGCTTCCCAAATCCGGCAAAACTTTCACCAGGACTGCGAGGCTGCCATTAACAGGCAGATAAATCTTGAGCTTTATGCATCTTATGTTTATCTCTCAATG TTTTTTAGCGCCCAGTCCAAAGAGGAGCGCGAGCATGCTGAGAAGCTGCTGAATTTCCAGAACaagaggggagggaggatttTCCTGCAGGATATCAAG AAACCTGACCGAGATGAATGGGGAAGCGGCCTCGAGGCTTTGGAGTGTGCCCTGCAGCTGGAGAAGAGCGTAAATCAATCCCTGCTTCAACTCCAGGAAATGGCGACGCAGCACGGCGATCCACAC CTATGTGACTTCATTGAGACGCACTATCTCGACGAGCAGGTCAAGTCTATCAAGCAACTTGCTGACTGGGTGTCGAACCTGCAGCGCATGGGAGCGCCGCAGAACGGCATGGCTGAGTACCTCTTTGACAAACACACCATGGCTGAGGAGGCGACTTAA
- the incenp gene encoding inner centromere protein B isoform X1, with product MSWRENTQAAAMSAVQSVQSVLRMFEEKTQDFIRDIENVHMVWLEEIQQAANVMFSRDFNSEPELMPKTPSQKKNTRRKRVSVGRLEEGQVRRRLSRGRRSNLRGSAVTKPLDFIVEEAIPNGSGAKSSTSTRPKRTTRTKKQTKVNIAEDEGALPHVSCVSIDECNEKPEVVELESVESNCEVDRTNVQMDVPCHAIKPAIDIPTHSVVVSISTSERLSAEQAAAPQPEPSPGRTAAKIAIAGNGRNSRRSSGRCSFKVRQSLGSKHHSMIRESLRRASRQSMQKKKAARKSNSYNSNVDSASSCESTEEMDEVASEAVIANPEVAMSIGSEESPETTESGQPSLARVTRSVAANSTKLAPPSLFTPERNNLQHRPMVVDTQQTLQARVRSTKTTKREVAETTAESPTKRCTPPKRSRSAVKPSMKSFLHTVQKNQFLMMTPNSFNRNNVIKSFIKHTTPLKPDPKMNMNIVAKELQRLEALKKKQEQEEERMRKMEEEKKKKQEELKRKRDERLRKVYEAKVKEELREEEKKKKIEQKMAHIDEKNDKRQAAEMAKKRIAIKRQEELEQKRKLDEENKRKKNQQAEEEKRHQEFLARKAMEEELKAKKLAEARRALELKREQERERELERERIAAAAAERERIEKAKALALQQELQRAAREKERRDLEEKRKKEEQQRLAAEEKAAKDKELAAKQAAIAKSAAALNVTVELERSVMRTPAAKGSSLNITVDIEKSPQSYSITPIGGNKTLTFSNNGETYGMDQNSDDSTDDESAPRKPIPAWAQGPKLQQLIINQYFNPPDLDFLLGQIEPPKLEDLFYKIKPRYFKRTSSAVWHSPPNVNKH from the exons GGATTTTAATTCCGAACCAGAGTTAATGCCCAAAACACCATCACAAAAGAAGAATACTCGCAGGAAACGAGTGTCTGTTGGCCGGTTGGAAGAAGGTCAAGTCAGGCGAAG GCTCTCCAGGGGCAGACGTAGTAATCTTCGCGGTTCCGCTGTCACCAAACCATTAGACTTCATTGTCGAAGAAGCAATTCCAAATGGTTCTGGAGCTAAAAGCAGCACCAGCACACGGCCAAAACGCACTACTCgcaccaaaaaacaaaccaagGTGAATATTGCAGAGGATGAGGGAGCGCTGCCTCATGTAAGCTGTGTCAGCATAGATGAATGCAATGAAAAGCCAGAGGTAGTTGAGCTTGAAAGCGTGGAGAGCAATTGCGAGGTGGACAGGACGAACGTCCAGATGGATGTGCCGTGTCATGCAATCAAACCTGCAATTGATATACCAACACACAGTGTTGTTGTCAGCATCTCTACGTCGGAACGTTTATCGGCTGAGCAAGCCGCCGCACCACAGCCCGAGCCGTCTCCTGGACGTACCGCGGCTAAAATTGCAATAGCTGGCAACGGCAGAAACTCCCGGCGGAGCTCTGGGAGGTGTTCTTTCAAGGTGCGTCAATCCCTGGGCAGCAAGCATCACAGTATGATCCGGGAGTCTCTACGCCGCGCCTCGCGGCAGTCGATGCAGAAGAAGAAAGCTGCTCGCAAGAGCAACTCATATAACAGCAACGTTGACT CTGCTTCTTCCTGTGAGTCCACGGAAGAGATGGATGAAGT CGCATCAGAGGCAGTGATTGCAAATCCAGAAGTTGCGATGAGTATTGGTTCTGAAGAATCTCCTGAG ACCACCGAGAGTGGGCAGCCATCGTTGGCACGTGTCACTCGCTCTGTCGCGGCAAACTCCACTAAACTGGCGCCACCTTCACTGTTTACCCCGGAGAGGAACAATCTGCAACATAGACCAA TGGTCGTCGATACACAACAGACTCTGCAGGCTCGTGTAAG GTCAACTAAGACTACCAAGCGAGAAGTAGCAGAAACTACGGCGGAAAGCCCTACAAAGAGGTGCACTCCGCCCAAGAGGAGTCGGAGC GCAGTGAAACCATCTATGAAATCATTTCTTCACACCGTTCAAAAGAATCAATTCCTGATGATGACTCCAAATTCGTTCAACCGGAATAATGTAATCAAGTCCTTCATTAAACATACTACTCCTCTGAAGCCTGACCCTAAG atGAACATGAATATAGTG GCTAAAGAGCTTCAAAGGCTGGAAGCACTTAAAAAGAAGCAGGAACAGGAAGAGGAGCgaatgagaaaaatggaggaggagaagaaaaagaaacaagaggaaTTGAAAAG GAAGAGAGATGAGAGGCTAAGAAAGGTATATGAGGCCAAAGTGAAAGAAGAGCTgagggaagaagaaaagaagaagaagattgagcAAAAAATGGCTCACATCGATGAGAAAAACGATAAG CGTCAGGCGGCAGAGATGGCTAAAAAAAGGATCGCCATTAAACGTCAGGAAGAACTTGAGCAGAAACGAAAGCtggatgaagaaaataaaaggaaGAAGAATCAACAAGCT gaggaggagaagcgtCACCAGGAGTTTCTGGCTAGGAAGGCCATGGAGGAGGAATTAAAAGCTAAAAAGCTGGCAGAAGCTCGCAGAGCTTTGGAGCTCAAGAGGGAGCAGGAGCGTGAGAGAGAGCTGGAGAGAGAACGcatcgctgctgctgctgctgaaag GGAGAGAATCGAAAAAGCAAAGGCCCTCGCTCTGCAACAGGAACTGCAGAGAGCAGCTAGAGAGAAGGAAAGACGGGACTtggaggagaaaagaaaaaag GAGGAGCAGCAGAGGTTAGCTGCAGAGGAGAAGGCTGCTAAAGACAAAGAGCTCGCTGCTAAACAAGCTGCCATTGCAAAG AGTGCTGCTGCCCTCAATGTGACTGTGGAACTTGAG CGTTCTGTTATGAGGACACCTGCAGCAAAAGGCAGCAGCCTCAACATTACTGTGGATATTGAG AAATCACCACAGTCGTACTCCATCACTCCCATTGGTGGCAACAAAACTTTAACTTTTTCCAACAATGGAGAAACCTACGGAATGGACCAAAACAGTGATGATTCTACAGACGATGAATCTGCGCCAAGAAAGCCCATTCCAGCTTGGGCTCAAG GGCCCAAGCTACAACAGTTAATTATAAATCAATACTTCAACCCTCCCGACTTGGACTTTCTCCTTGGACAAATTGAGCCACCAAAACTGGAGGACTTGTTTTACAAGATCAAGCCGCGCTACTTCAAACGTACCAGCTCTGCTGTTTGGCACTCACCCCCTAATGTAAATAAACACTGA
- the LOC133501709 gene encoding ferritin, heavy subunit-like isoform X1, producing MASQIRQNFHQDCEAAINRQINLELYASYVYLSMAYYFERDDKALPYFAKFFSAQSKEEREHAEKLLNFQNKRGGRIFLQDIKKPDRDEWGSGLEALECALQLEKSVNQSLLQLQEMATQHGDPHLCDFIETHYLDEQVKSIKQLADWVSNLQRMGAPQNGMAEYLFDKHTMAEEAT from the exons ATGGCTTCCCAAATCCGGCAAAACTTTCACCAGGACTGCGAGGCTGCCATTAACAGGCAGATAAATCTTGAGCTTTATGCATCTTATGTTTATCTCTCAATG gcaTATTATTTTGAGAGAGATGATAAAGCCCTCCCATATTTTGCCAAGTTTTTTAGCGCCCAGTCCAAAGAGGAGCGCGAGCATGCTGAGAAGCTGCTGAATTTCCAGAACaagaggggagggaggatttTCCTGCAGGATATCAAG AAACCTGACCGAGATGAATGGGGAAGCGGCCTCGAGGCTTTGGAGTGTGCCCTGCAGCTGGAGAAGAGCGTAAATCAATCCCTGCTTCAACTCCAGGAAATGGCGACGCAGCACGGCGATCCACAC CTATGTGACTTCATTGAGACGCACTATCTCGACGAGCAGGTCAAGTCTATCAAGCAACTTGCTGACTGGGTGTCGAACCTGCAGCGCATGGGAGCGCCGCAGAACGGCATGGCTGAGTACCTCTTTGACAAACACACCATGGCTGAGGAGGCGACTTAA
- the best1 gene encoding bestrophin-1, which produces MTVTYSRRVADAGLGTFFHLLLRWKGSIYKLLYREFIIFTLLYYFFSVVYRFVLNVEQKRQFEKLSMYCDRYAELIPVSFVLGFYVTLVVSRWWGQFENVPWPDRLASLVGGHVRGPDESARLTRRTLMRYANLSGVLIYRSVSTAVYKRFPTMEHLVQAGLMTSEELKHLEDLPSPHNKFWVPCMWFVSLALRARTEGRINNDVALTAILTELNSLRAKCMKLYGYDWISLPLVYTQVATVAVYSFFLACLIGRQFLDPAQAYPGHDLDFYLPVFTLLQFFFYVGWLKVAEQLINPFGEDDDDFETNWLVDRNLQVSLLSVDEMYDSLPVVEKDMYWNESEPRPPYTAASADHCKRSFMGSALDISVPKEEMEFQSNLEQIKENEEANYSTPLLGGLGRFLGVQSPSFPRSSRVSLLRRRPGAPLSRFPLYLHTEAPTVTNQAQQPLNGERDQNYAFSGLPLYERPGFYSCPQTPIHCVPPAVARPRPARRPQNECDRSCSSLAPPAVGSQLLPPDTPNHIPPPPSSAFPWLSEDGETPAFSFPDPPPQLCPISKLRRGHGLLSRRPPPPCLTLDALSPAESQAGPLSARTTGSGGERVSSFTPPSRHGPANPSNPNTSSSSINVTSSNGAGTAGSLCNGTNLSTFGNFAANVKASNSGLNNQTTSSTTPSQQEGNQQNSPNDSGISLAEGDLLGVLVDGGGNKTAPSRKQD; this is translated from the exons ATGACAGTGACTTACTCCCGCAGGGTGGCAGACGCAGGCCTCGGCACTTTCTTCCACTTGCTCCTGCGCTGGAAGGGCAGCATCTACAAGCTCCTCTACAGGGAGTTTATCATCTTCACCCTTCTCTACTACTTCTTCAGCGTTGTCTATAG GTTCGTGTTAAATGTTGAGCAGAAGAGGCAGTTTGAGAAGCTTTCCATGTACTGTGATCGCTACGCCGAGCTCATCCCCGTGTCTTTTGTTCTTG GTTTCTATGTGACCTTGGTGGTATCCCGCTGGTGGGGTCAGTTTGAAAATGTGCCCTGGCCCGATCGCCTGGCGTCACTAGTGGGAGGTCACGTGCGGGGACCCGACGAGTCCGCCAGGTTGACCAGGCGCACTCTGATGCGTTACGCCAACCTCTCTGGTGTGCTCATCTACCGCTCTGTCAGCACGGCCGTCTACAAGCGGTTCCCCACCATGGAGCACCTGGTGCAGGCAG GTTTGATGACATCGGAGGAACTCAAACATCTGGAGGACTTGCCCTCCCCTCATAACAAGTTCTGGGTTCCCTGCATGTGGTTTGTCAGTCTGGCTTTGCGGGCCCGGACTGAGGGTCGTATCAACAACGACGTGGCTCTCACCGCCATTCTCACT GAGTTGAACAGTCTACGTGCGAAGTGCATGAAGCTGTATGGATACGACTGGATCAGCCTGCCTCTGGTCTACACTCAG GTGGCGACCGTGGCGGTCTACAGCTTCTTCCTAGCTTGTCTGATTGGTCGTCAGTTTTTGGATCCGGCCCAAGCCTACCCTGGTCACGACCTGGACTTTTATCTGCCCGTATTCACACTGCTGCAGTTTTTCTTCTACGTTGGCTGGCTGAAG GTGGCTGAGCAACTTATCAACCCCTTTGGCGAAGACGATGACGACTTTGAGACCAACTGGCTCGTCGATCGCAATTTACAG GTATCTTTGTTGTCTGTGGATGAGATGTACGACAGCCTCCCGGTGGTTGAAAAGGACATGTACTGGAATGAGTCTGAGCCTCGCCCTCCCTACACCGCTGCCAGCGCCGATCACTGTAAACGATCATTCATGGGCTCTGCTCTCGATATCAG TGTTCCAAAAGAGGAGATGGAGTTTCAGTCCAATTTGGAGCAAATTAAAGAAAATGAGGAAGCCAACTACTCCACACCGCTTTTGGGAGGTCTGGGTCGCTTCCTGGGTGTGCAATCCCCCAGCTTCCCTCGCTCATCTCGGGTCTCTCTCCTACGCCGCCGCCCTGGAGCACCGCTGAGTCGCTTCCCTCTTTACTTACACACAGAGGCTCCAACGGTCACAAACCAAGCACAACAACCCTTGAACGGAGAGCGAGATCAGAATTACGCCTTCTCCGGCCTGCCCTTGTATGAGAGACCGGGTTTTTACAGTTGCCCACAAACGCCCATCCATTGCGTGCCCCCCGCGGTGGCCCGACCTCGACCTGCTCGACGGCCGCAAAATGAATGTGATCGCAGCTGCAGCTCCCTCGCTCCTCCGGCGGTGGGCTCACAGCTGCTGCCCCCCGACACCCCCAATCACATCCCGCCACCGCCATCTTCGGCTTTCCCCTGGCTGAGCGAGGACGGCGAGACCCCGGCCTTCTCCTTCCCCGACCCTCCACCTCAGCTTTGCCCCATATCGAAACTCAGGCGTGGGCACGGCCTGCTGTCTCGGCGGCCTCCTCCCCCGTGCCTGACACTGGATGCCTTGTCGCCCGCCGAAAGCCAGGCAGGACCCCTGAGCGCCAGAACAACGGGAAGTGGAGGAGAAAGGGTGTCCTCATTTACCCCGCCCTCTCGTCACGGCCCAGCAAACCCAAGTAATCCAAACACCAGCTCAAGCAGCATTAACGTGACAAGCAGCAATGGCGCCGGCACAGCCGGAAGTCTTTGCAACGGCACCAATCTTAGTACCTTTGGGAACTTTGCCGCCAATGTGAAGGCGAGCAACAGCGGGCTGAATAACCAAACCACTTCCAGTACGACACCTTCACAGCAAGAAGGCAATCAGCAAAATTCCCCCAATGATTCTGGAATCTCATTGGCTGAAGGAGACCTGCTGGGCGTGCTTGTAGATGGTGGCGGAAACAAAACAGCTCCCAGTAGGAAGCAGGACTGA
- the incenp gene encoding inner centromere protein B isoform X3: MSAVQSVQSVLRMFEEKTQDFIRDIENVHMVWLEEIQQAANVMFSRDFNSEPELMPKTPSQKKNTRRKRVSVGRLEEGQVRRRLSRGRRSNLRGSAVTKPLDFIVEEAIPNGSGAKSSTSTRPKRTTRTKKQTKVNIAEDEGALPHVSCVSIDECNEKPEVVELESVESNCEVDRTNVQMDVPCHAIKPAIDIPTHSVVVSISTSERLSAEQAAAPQPEPSPGRTAAKIAIAGNGRNSRRSSGRCSFKVRQSLGSKHHSMIRESLRRASRQSMQKKKAARKSNSYNSNVDSASSCESTEEMDEVASEAVIANPEVAMSIGSEESPETTESGQPSLARVTRSVAANSTKLAPPSLFTPERNNLQHRPMVVDTQQTLQARVRSTKTTKREVAETTAESPTKRCTPPKRSRSAVKPSMKSFLHTVQKNQFLMMTPNSFNRNNVIKSFIKHTTPLKPDPKMNMNIVAKELQRLEALKKKQEQEEERMRKMEEEKKKKQEELKRKRDERLRKVYEAKVKEELREEEKKKKIEQKMAHIDEKNDKRQAAEMAKKRIAIKRQEELEQKRKLDEENKRKKNQQAEEEKRHQEFLARKAMEEELKAKKLAEARRALELKREQERERELERERIAAAAAERERIEKAKALALQQELQRAAREKERRDLEEKRKKEEQQRLAAEEKAAKDKELAAKQAAIAKSAAALNVTVELERSVMRTPAAKGSSLNITVDIEKSPQSYSITPIGGNKTLTFSNNGETYGMDQNSDDSTDDESAPRKPIPAWAQGPKLQQLIINQYFNPPDLDFLLGQIEPPKLEDLFYKIKPRYFKRTSSAVWHSPPNVNKH; encoded by the exons GGATTTTAATTCCGAACCAGAGTTAATGCCCAAAACACCATCACAAAAGAAGAATACTCGCAGGAAACGAGTGTCTGTTGGCCGGTTGGAAGAAGGTCAAGTCAGGCGAAG GCTCTCCAGGGGCAGACGTAGTAATCTTCGCGGTTCCGCTGTCACCAAACCATTAGACTTCATTGTCGAAGAAGCAATTCCAAATGGTTCTGGAGCTAAAAGCAGCACCAGCACACGGCCAAAACGCACTACTCgcaccaaaaaacaaaccaagGTGAATATTGCAGAGGATGAGGGAGCGCTGCCTCATGTAAGCTGTGTCAGCATAGATGAATGCAATGAAAAGCCAGAGGTAGTTGAGCTTGAAAGCGTGGAGAGCAATTGCGAGGTGGACAGGACGAACGTCCAGATGGATGTGCCGTGTCATGCAATCAAACCTGCAATTGATATACCAACACACAGTGTTGTTGTCAGCATCTCTACGTCGGAACGTTTATCGGCTGAGCAAGCCGCCGCACCACAGCCCGAGCCGTCTCCTGGACGTACCGCGGCTAAAATTGCAATAGCTGGCAACGGCAGAAACTCCCGGCGGAGCTCTGGGAGGTGTTCTTTCAAGGTGCGTCAATCCCTGGGCAGCAAGCATCACAGTATGATCCGGGAGTCTCTACGCCGCGCCTCGCGGCAGTCGATGCAGAAGAAGAAAGCTGCTCGCAAGAGCAACTCATATAACAGCAACGTTGACT CTGCTTCTTCCTGTGAGTCCACGGAAGAGATGGATGAAGT CGCATCAGAGGCAGTGATTGCAAATCCAGAAGTTGCGATGAGTATTGGTTCTGAAGAATCTCCTGAG ACCACCGAGAGTGGGCAGCCATCGTTGGCACGTGTCACTCGCTCTGTCGCGGCAAACTCCACTAAACTGGCGCCACCTTCACTGTTTACCCCGGAGAGGAACAATCTGCAACATAGACCAA TGGTCGTCGATACACAACAGACTCTGCAGGCTCGTGTAAG GTCAACTAAGACTACCAAGCGAGAAGTAGCAGAAACTACGGCGGAAAGCCCTACAAAGAGGTGCACTCCGCCCAAGAGGAGTCGGAGC GCAGTGAAACCATCTATGAAATCATTTCTTCACACCGTTCAAAAGAATCAATTCCTGATGATGACTCCAAATTCGTTCAACCGGAATAATGTAATCAAGTCCTTCATTAAACATACTACTCCTCTGAAGCCTGACCCTAAG atGAACATGAATATAGTG GCTAAAGAGCTTCAAAGGCTGGAAGCACTTAAAAAGAAGCAGGAACAGGAAGAGGAGCgaatgagaaaaatggaggaggagaagaaaaagaaacaagaggaaTTGAAAAG GAAGAGAGATGAGAGGCTAAGAAAGGTATATGAGGCCAAAGTGAAAGAAGAGCTgagggaagaagaaaagaagaagaagattgagcAAAAAATGGCTCACATCGATGAGAAAAACGATAAG CGTCAGGCGGCAGAGATGGCTAAAAAAAGGATCGCCATTAAACGTCAGGAAGAACTTGAGCAGAAACGAAAGCtggatgaagaaaataaaaggaaGAAGAATCAACAAGCT gaggaggagaagcgtCACCAGGAGTTTCTGGCTAGGAAGGCCATGGAGGAGGAATTAAAAGCTAAAAAGCTGGCAGAAGCTCGCAGAGCTTTGGAGCTCAAGAGGGAGCAGGAGCGTGAGAGAGAGCTGGAGAGAGAACGcatcgctgctgctgctgctgaaag GGAGAGAATCGAAAAAGCAAAGGCCCTCGCTCTGCAACAGGAACTGCAGAGAGCAGCTAGAGAGAAGGAAAGACGGGACTtggaggagaaaagaaaaaag GAGGAGCAGCAGAGGTTAGCTGCAGAGGAGAAGGCTGCTAAAGACAAAGAGCTCGCTGCTAAACAAGCTGCCATTGCAAAG AGTGCTGCTGCCCTCAATGTGACTGTGGAACTTGAG CGTTCTGTTATGAGGACACCTGCAGCAAAAGGCAGCAGCCTCAACATTACTGTGGATATTGAG AAATCACCACAGTCGTACTCCATCACTCCCATTGGTGGCAACAAAACTTTAACTTTTTCCAACAATGGAGAAACCTACGGAATGGACCAAAACAGTGATGATTCTACAGACGATGAATCTGCGCCAAGAAAGCCCATTCCAGCTTGGGCTCAAG GGCCCAAGCTACAACAGTTAATTATAAATCAATACTTCAACCCTCCCGACTTGGACTTTCTCCTTGGACAAATTGAGCCACCAAAACTGGAGGACTTGTTTTACAAGATCAAGCCGCGCTACTTCAAACGTACCAGCTCTGCTGTTTGGCACTCACCCCCTAATGTAAATAAACACTGA
- the incenp gene encoding inner centromere protein isoform X2: protein MSWRENTQAAAMSAVQSVQSVLRMFEEKTQDFIRDIENVHMVWLEEIQQAANVMFSRDFNSEPELMPKTPSQKKNTRRKRVSVGRLEEGQVRRRLSRGRRSNLRGSAVTKPLDFIVEEAIPNGSGAKSSTSTRPKRTTRTKKQTKVNIAEDEGALPHVSCVSIDECNEKPEVVELESVESNCEVDRTNVQMDVPCHAIKPAIDIPTHSVVVSISTSERLSAEQAAAPQPEPSPGRTAAKIAIAGNGRNSRRSSGRCSFKVRQSLGSKHHSMIRESLRRASRQSMQKKKAARKSNSYNSNVDSASSCESTEEMDEVASEAVIANPEVAMSIGSEESPETTESGQPSLARVTRSVAANSTKLAPPSLFTPERNNLQHRPMVVDTQQTLQARVRSTKTTKREVAETTAESPTKRCTPPKRSRSAVKPSMKSFLHTVQKNQFLMMTPNSFNRNNVIKSFIKHTTPLKPDPKAKELQRLEALKKKQEQEEERMRKMEEEKKKKQEELKRKRDERLRKVYEAKVKEELREEEKKKKIEQKMAHIDEKNDKRQAAEMAKKRIAIKRQEELEQKRKLDEENKRKKNQQAEEEKRHQEFLARKAMEEELKAKKLAEARRALELKREQERERELERERIAAAAAERERIEKAKALALQQELQRAAREKERRDLEEKRKKEEQQRLAAEEKAAKDKELAAKQAAIAKSAAALNVTVELERSVMRTPAAKGSSLNITVDIEKSPQSYSITPIGGNKTLTFSNNGETYGMDQNSDDSTDDESAPRKPIPAWAQGPKLQQLIINQYFNPPDLDFLLGQIEPPKLEDLFYKIKPRYFKRTSSAVWHSPPNVNKH from the exons GGATTTTAATTCCGAACCAGAGTTAATGCCCAAAACACCATCACAAAAGAAGAATACTCGCAGGAAACGAGTGTCTGTTGGCCGGTTGGAAGAAGGTCAAGTCAGGCGAAG GCTCTCCAGGGGCAGACGTAGTAATCTTCGCGGTTCCGCTGTCACCAAACCATTAGACTTCATTGTCGAAGAAGCAATTCCAAATGGTTCTGGAGCTAAAAGCAGCACCAGCACACGGCCAAAACGCACTACTCgcaccaaaaaacaaaccaagGTGAATATTGCAGAGGATGAGGGAGCGCTGCCTCATGTAAGCTGTGTCAGCATAGATGAATGCAATGAAAAGCCAGAGGTAGTTGAGCTTGAAAGCGTGGAGAGCAATTGCGAGGTGGACAGGACGAACGTCCAGATGGATGTGCCGTGTCATGCAATCAAACCTGCAATTGATATACCAACACACAGTGTTGTTGTCAGCATCTCTACGTCGGAACGTTTATCGGCTGAGCAAGCCGCCGCACCACAGCCCGAGCCGTCTCCTGGACGTACCGCGGCTAAAATTGCAATAGCTGGCAACGGCAGAAACTCCCGGCGGAGCTCTGGGAGGTGTTCTTTCAAGGTGCGTCAATCCCTGGGCAGCAAGCATCACAGTATGATCCGGGAGTCTCTACGCCGCGCCTCGCGGCAGTCGATGCAGAAGAAGAAAGCTGCTCGCAAGAGCAACTCATATAACAGCAACGTTGACT CTGCTTCTTCCTGTGAGTCCACGGAAGAGATGGATGAAGT CGCATCAGAGGCAGTGATTGCAAATCCAGAAGTTGCGATGAGTATTGGTTCTGAAGAATCTCCTGAG ACCACCGAGAGTGGGCAGCCATCGTTGGCACGTGTCACTCGCTCTGTCGCGGCAAACTCCACTAAACTGGCGCCACCTTCACTGTTTACCCCGGAGAGGAACAATCTGCAACATAGACCAA TGGTCGTCGATACACAACAGACTCTGCAGGCTCGTGTAAG GTCAACTAAGACTACCAAGCGAGAAGTAGCAGAAACTACGGCGGAAAGCCCTACAAAGAGGTGCACTCCGCCCAAGAGGAGTCGGAGC GCAGTGAAACCATCTATGAAATCATTTCTTCACACCGTTCAAAAGAATCAATTCCTGATGATGACTCCAAATTCGTTCAACCGGAATAATGTAATCAAGTCCTTCATTAAACATACTACTCCTCTGAAGCCTGACCCTAAG GCTAAAGAGCTTCAAAGGCTGGAAGCACTTAAAAAGAAGCAGGAACAGGAAGAGGAGCgaatgagaaaaatggaggaggagaagaaaaagaaacaagaggaaTTGAAAAG GAAGAGAGATGAGAGGCTAAGAAAGGTATATGAGGCCAAAGTGAAAGAAGAGCTgagggaagaagaaaagaagaagaagattgagcAAAAAATGGCTCACATCGATGAGAAAAACGATAAG CGTCAGGCGGCAGAGATGGCTAAAAAAAGGATCGCCATTAAACGTCAGGAAGAACTTGAGCAGAAACGAAAGCtggatgaagaaaataaaaggaaGAAGAATCAACAAGCT gaggaggagaagcgtCACCAGGAGTTTCTGGCTAGGAAGGCCATGGAGGAGGAATTAAAAGCTAAAAAGCTGGCAGAAGCTCGCAGAGCTTTGGAGCTCAAGAGGGAGCAGGAGCGTGAGAGAGAGCTGGAGAGAGAACGcatcgctgctgctgctgctgaaag GGAGAGAATCGAAAAAGCAAAGGCCCTCGCTCTGCAACAGGAACTGCAGAGAGCAGCTAGAGAGAAGGAAAGACGGGACTtggaggagaaaagaaaaaag GAGGAGCAGCAGAGGTTAGCTGCAGAGGAGAAGGCTGCTAAAGACAAAGAGCTCGCTGCTAAACAAGCTGCCATTGCAAAG AGTGCTGCTGCCCTCAATGTGACTGTGGAACTTGAG CGTTCTGTTATGAGGACACCTGCAGCAAAAGGCAGCAGCCTCAACATTACTGTGGATATTGAG AAATCACCACAGTCGTACTCCATCACTCCCATTGGTGGCAACAAAACTTTAACTTTTTCCAACAATGGAGAAACCTACGGAATGGACCAAAACAGTGATGATTCTACAGACGATGAATCTGCGCCAAGAAAGCCCATTCCAGCTTGGGCTCAAG GGCCCAAGCTACAACAGTTAATTATAAATCAATACTTCAACCCTCCCGACTTGGACTTTCTCCTTGGACAAATTGAGCCACCAAAACTGGAGGACTTGTTTTACAAGATCAAGCCGCGCTACTTCAAACGTACCAGCTCTGCTGTTTGGCACTCACCCCCTAATGTAAATAAACACTGA